The following proteins come from a genomic window of Lolium rigidum isolate FL_2022 chromosome 5, APGP_CSIRO_Lrig_0.1, whole genome shotgun sequence:
- the LOC124655090 gene encoding glycine-rich cell wall structural protein 2-like — protein MVKQKIVLKLALDDERKRRKAFKAAVSMAGVTSATMEGDKIIIVGDGVDPITLTTVLRRGLGYAELLSVSSGDDKKKDGYGAYGYGGEKQKDGYGAYGYGGEKQKDGYGTSGYGGEKKKNGHGYGGADGGGSGSGMSFGGKESGSSKGAGGGGGGYPQNAVAPVLYPAYQQYNAMPPSYPPVYSYPAPAYQHQEQDPGCSIM, from the exons ATGGTTAAG CAAAAGATTGTTCTCAAGTTGGCACTGGATGACGAGAGGAAGAGGCGGAAGGCCTTCAAGGCCGCTGTTAGCATGGCAG GCGTGACATCCGCGACGATGGAGGGTGACAAGATCATCATCGTCGGCGACGGCGTCGACCCGATCACGCTGACAACGGTGCTCCGCCGCGGCCTGGGCTACGCCGAGCTCCTCAGCGTCTCTTCCGGCGACGATAAGAAGAAGGACGGCTACGGCGCCTATGGGTACGGCGGGGAAAAGCAGAAGGATGGCTACGGCGCTTACGGGTACGGCGGGGAAAAGCAGAAGGATGGCTACGGCACCTCCGGGTACGGtggggaaaagaagaagaacgGCCACGGATACGGCGGAGCGGATGGTGGAGGCAGCGGCAGTGGCATGAGCTTTGGCGGCAAGGAGAGTGGTAGCTCCAagggcgccggcggcggtggaggcggctaCCCTCAGAATGCGGTGGCGCCGGTCTTGTACCCTGCGTACCAGCAGTACAACGCCATGCCGCCGTCCTACCCTCCTGTTTACTCCTACCCTGCTCCGGCTTACCAGCATCAAGAACAGGATCCCGGTTGCAGCATAATGTAG